ATGATCCCGACAGATTTGCACCGGGGAGAGATGAAGACAAGGCAGCTGGAGCCTTCTCATACATTTCATTTGGGGGTGGGAGGCATGGGTGCCTGGGGGAGCCCTTCGCATACTTGCAGATCAAGGCGATATGGAGCCACTTGCTGAGGAACTTTGAGTTTGAGCTGATATCTCCCTTCCCTGAAAATGATTGGAATGCGATGGTCGTCGGGGTCAAAGGAGAAGTGATGGTGCGATACAAGCGGCGTAAGTTGTCCATTGACAATTAACAGGTGTGATGGTGCGGTACAAACCACGGATGTTGTCCGGGGACATTCAACTGTTTGTTGTCTCCATCTCTATCTTCATTCGAATCTGCTGACGTTGTTCTTCGAACCTAGCTGTTTCATTGTTGTAGTATGCATGATCTTAAATCTAGATGTAATTGTAGGACGCGTGCTTTGGTCTTGTGGTTTGCAGTACTCTTGAAGCCATCCAGTGTTCTACTGTTCTGAGTTGTTTGTCAGTGTGTGTTAAACAGTTGGCAAAGTTGATCCCCAAATTGTCATTTGTCACATAGTCGATGCATTCCTTCAAACCAAGCTGGACTGGCTTGAAATGTTGATCTAAGTATAGTTTATGATTATGAGGGATGCATAAAATAACAAGAAAAGGAGAGTAAATGCAATTGCCATTCAAACTATGTTCATACAAAGAATATTCTTATGTTTTCGACTTGTATGCATAACCTTTTAAATCGACCCAATTCATTTGTATCAATAATTTCACTGCTAATAAATGTTGTCTCATAACTACTGTGAAAGAAAAACAATTACTTATCACATCAAACAATGCAATTACCATAATTTATGATGGTATTTAAAATTTACAACaatgattatattatattttataacaatatataaaaatattaagcaCAAAAAATGACATGTAACAAGAATAGATTGACGCCTCTGACGTATCGAGATGGTAACGACATCGGTGCATTCATATGATCCAGCAAAGGTATTCTTTGGAAGGACACACGTAATTAGCTGACTTATAAGTTCACTTTTGTAAgccgagaaagagagagataggaGAGGTGCAATGCATGATATCTGGTGCCAATGTGGGATCCAACTGTGGGAGCAAATCATAAATGGTAAAGATATTTCGGAAAAACCAAATAAATATCGTCATAAATACTAAAAGCTAAAGAAAGAAACGGATAGCATTTGATGTCTGGCTGTGTCAGAAAATGccagaaataaataaattatattataatttctctctcgtaaagaagaaaaaaagcacCCGATCTCGACCGTAGGGTTGCTAATTAACGGTACAGATTGGTTGAATGTTTTTGTAATTATATATTACAAAGGTGCTGTTTTGGAGACTTCATTGCTCCTCCTCACCGATGCGATTCTTCACCCCGGAATATTAGCgtcaccgccgccgcctcctccgtcCCTCCCTCATCGTTGCCTCTTTACCTTCCTCCATCTCTCTCTCAGGATCGATCTGCTGCTCCGCCGTGCCCCATCTCTTTCGTCGGCGCTTCCTTCACTGCCTCTCTCTTTCTACCTCGGTCGCTGTCGTCGTCGTTGAAGTGGGGCACCACCACCAACAGAACGAGATCCTTGTATTTGACGAAGGGTCATGGCTTgttaggaggaggaagaagaagagaaagggcggGTGCAATCCTTAGAGACCGCATCATGGGGAGACCGACTCGGCGTCAGTCTTAGTTCGGCACCAGTAAGTGGTCGTACCTCAACCCTAATCTCTGCTTCAGAATTTTGGGCGTGAACTCTGTTACATATCCAAACATGGTCCATTTCTTGTCATTGatgctttgctgctgctgctgttgttgcccATCGTTGGTGACGAAGATTATCCGCACTTGCAATATGATCTTGTTTGTGTTACGTTACATGGCTATTCCAATTCCTAACGCTCTTTACTTTGACCCAATCGAATTCCGATTGTGGAAAGGAATTACCTAAGAACACCACGATGCATTATTCCAATCGATGGGGCGGGTCGTTCGACATCCAACACGATTCTCACGCGGATGACGTGCAAAGCAGCAACATGGCGATCGACAAGGCGGCGCTTCTCCGCGAGCAACTAGACGAGACGCAGCAGGGGTGGCTTCTCGGTCCCAGGGACGTCAAGAAGGACAAGTACATCGACCTGTGGATCGTTGTCTGTAAGAAGGAGATGGTGAAGTGGGTAGTGTACTCACTTTTGATTGCATTCGCTGTCATCGGAGTCCCCATCATCGTCGCAAAGATGATTCCGACGCACAAAGAGCCGGTGCTGCTGCCGGACGAATACACGGTGGCCCTCCGCCTAGCCCTCGAATTCTTCAATGCACAAAAATGTAAACCTCTCATTCTCTTCTTCTGCTCTTTCCCACCTTTCAATTGACTCATAATTTTGATTCTTCTCGTATTGTTCTGTTGAATTCATCAGCTGGTAGGCTGCCGAAGAACAATGGAGTGCCATGGAGGGGGAACTCTGGCCTACAAGATGGATCGGAGTTATCGGACGTGAAAGGTGGGCTAGTTGGAGGTTACTACGACGGCGGGAACAACATCAAGTTCCATTATCCCATGGCCTTTTCCATGACACTGCTAAGCTGGTCCGCCGTGGAGTATGGTCCAAAGTATGAAGCCATCGGAGAATACGACCATGTCCGGGACATCATCAAGTGGGGCGTCGACTACTTGCTTCGCACCTTCAATTCCTCTGCCTCAACCATCAACAAAATGTATTGCCAGGTATCGAGATGTTGTTTCCAAGTAGAATTATTTTCTCCTTCGAGCTTACTGCATCTACTGACGTTAGGTGGGGGTTGCACAAAGAGATTCCAACAATCCGGATGATGAATACTGCTGGCAGAGGCCAGAGGACATGAACTATCCTCGGCCGGTGCTGACTTCTACTTCCGCACCTGATTTGGGATGCGAGGTGGCTGCAGCCTTAGCTGCTGCTTCACTTGTATTCACGGAGGAGGACACTGCTTACTCTACCAAACTGGTCAAGGCAGCGAAAACAGCTTACCGGTTTGCTACAGAGTCAGGGCAGCAAGCACCATACTCATCGGGGAACCAG
The window above is part of the Musa acuminata AAA Group cultivar baxijiao chromosome BXJ2-6, Cavendish_Baxijiao_AAA, whole genome shotgun sequence genome. Proteins encoded here:
- the LOC135614535 gene encoding endoglucanase 12-like; this translates as MHYSNRWGGSFDIQHDSHADDVQSSNMAIDKAALLREQLDETQQGWLLGPRDVKKDKYIDLWIVVCKKEMVKWVVYSLLIAFAVIGVPIIVAKMIPTHKEPVLLPDEYTVALRLALEFFNAQKSGRLPKNNGVPWRGNSGLQDGSELSDVKGGLVGGYYDGGNNIKFHYPMAFSMTLLSWSAVEYGPKYEAIGEYDHVRDIIKWGVDYLLRTFNSSASTINKMYCQVGVAQRDSNNPDDEYCWQRPEDMNYPRPVLTSTSAPDLGCEVAAALAAASLVFTEEDTAYSTKLVKAAKTAYRFATESGQQAPYSSGNQQIERFYNSTGYWDEFIWASAWLFYATGNYTYLSRATDPRVYHNANASFLKRPDSRVFSWDNKLPAAQLLLSRIRVFLNPGYPYEDMLSEFHANTDINMCSYLRQFNVFNWTKGGLAQLNRGRPQSLQYAANAAFLASLYADYMNASRVPGWYCGPNYFNSSTLRNFAASQINYILGANPGNMSYLVGYGHRYPKHVRHRGASTPNNGRRYSCTGGRTWRDSKAANPNVITGAMVGGPDKYDRFFDERKNGNYTEPTLAGNAGLVAALVSLTSSSGVGVDRNTIFSAVPSLHSNKPPPPSNWNP